One part of the Luteibacter yeojuensis genome encodes these proteins:
- the panB gene encoding 3-methyl-2-oxobutanoate hydroxymethyltransferase, producing MYVEKTSAPARKPVTVPGLKAMKAEGRKIVMLTAYDASFAAQLESAGVDVALVGDSLGMVVQGRTSTLPVTVDEMVYHTAAVARGLSSTLLVADLPFMSDRDVPSAMEAAARLVAQGGAAMVKIEGAGRICEVIAALAERDIPVCAHLGLTPQSVNRFGGYKVQGKTEEAAERLFAEAKAVEAAGADLLVLECVPAALAARITAALSIPTIGIGAGVDCDGQVLVVYDMLGLTPGKRPRFSKDFLSGRDSIQAAIGAYAEDVREKRFPGIEHSFT from the coding sequence GTGTACGTCGAAAAAACGAGTGCGCCGGCGCGCAAGCCGGTGACCGTGCCGGGTCTGAAGGCGATGAAAGCCGAAGGCCGGAAGATCGTGATGCTCACCGCCTACGACGCGAGTTTTGCCGCGCAACTGGAGTCCGCGGGGGTCGATGTGGCCCTGGTCGGCGACTCCCTGGGCATGGTGGTGCAGGGCCGGACGAGTACGCTGCCGGTCACGGTCGACGAGATGGTCTATCACACGGCGGCGGTGGCCCGGGGGCTTTCGTCGACCCTGCTGGTGGCCGACCTTCCGTTCATGAGCGACCGCGACGTGCCGTCGGCGATGGAGGCCGCGGCGCGGCTGGTCGCCCAGGGCGGTGCGGCGATGGTTAAGATCGAGGGCGCCGGGCGGATCTGCGAGGTGATCGCCGCCCTGGCGGAGCGGGACATCCCCGTCTGCGCCCACCTCGGCCTCACCCCGCAGTCGGTGAATCGCTTCGGCGGCTACAAGGTGCAAGGCAAGACCGAGGAAGCGGCCGAGCGGCTGTTCGCCGAGGCGAAAGCCGTCGAGGCCGCCGGCGCCGACCTGCTGGTGCTCGAATGCGTGCCCGCCGCGCTGGCGGCGCGGATCACGGCGGCGCTTTCCATTCCCACGATCGGCATCGGCGCGGGCGTTGACTGCGACGGCCAGGTGCTGGTGGTCTACGACATGCTCGGCCTGACCCCCGGCAAGCGACCCCGGTTCTCGAAGGACTTCCTCTCGGGCCGCGATTCCAT
- a CDS encoding GlcNAc-transferase family protein, translated as MDDPGETIFVQIPAYRDPELLPTLVDLVDRATLPGRLRVSVCWQHDESEHPSAFADAGFGMTSSVVAGRRQHLLSRRGASVRVFDYAMGESRGCGWARAMAQQGFADERYTLQLDSHHRFARGWDVQLVAMLEGLRSERYPRPVLVAHPPAYEPGRPVPERCDEGYQIDFVGFGGPGVVRTRATPIDSPAGLAAPLRARFFSGGFAFADGRFVRDVPADPDHYFNTEEITLAVRAYTHGYDLFHPHRHVLWHQYGRQGMPKVWEDQSKALARGETALDGAQLGMRAMFAAEAAFGMHGPPPNPSCGSARGAASGITNATPASASRCVRPRRRRSPVSRLRMPTPVWKGAYGKPG; from the coding sequence ATGGACGACCCCGGCGAAACGATCTTCGTGCAGATTCCCGCTTATCGGGATCCCGAGCTGCTGCCTACCCTCGTGGATCTCGTCGACAGGGCGACGCTTCCTGGCCGGTTGCGTGTGAGCGTGTGCTGGCAGCACGACGAAAGCGAGCATCCGTCCGCGTTCGCCGATGCGGGCTTCGGCATGACGAGCAGCGTCGTCGCCGGCCGCCGCCAGCACTTGCTTTCACGGCGAGGGGCATCCGTGCGGGTCTTCGACTATGCGATGGGCGAGTCGCGCGGATGCGGCTGGGCGAGGGCGATGGCGCAGCAGGGATTCGCGGACGAACGGTACACGCTGCAACTCGACTCGCACCATCGTTTCGCACGCGGCTGGGACGTTCAACTCGTCGCGATGCTGGAAGGCCTCCGTTCTGAACGGTACCCGCGTCCCGTGCTCGTGGCGCATCCTCCCGCCTATGAACCGGGGCGGCCGGTGCCGGAGCGCTGCGACGAGGGTTACCAGATCGACTTCGTCGGTTTCGGCGGTCCTGGCGTCGTGCGCACGCGTGCCACGCCCATCGACTCGCCCGCGGGCCTTGCCGCCCCCCTTCGCGCGCGGTTCTTCAGCGGCGGATTCGCTTTCGCCGACGGACGCTTCGTCCGCGACGTGCCCGCCGATCCGGACCACTACTTCAATACCGAGGAAATCACACTGGCCGTGCGTGCTTACACGCATGGCTACGACCTGTTCCACCCGCACCGGCACGTCCTCTGGCACCAGTACGGGCGGCAGGGCATGCCGAAGGTCTGGGAGGACCAGTCGAAGGCGCTGGCCCGGGGCGAGACCGCACTCGACGGTGCGCAGTTGGGGATGCGCGCGATGTTCGCGGCGGAAGCCGCCTTCGGCATGCACGGCCCCCCCCCGAACCCGTCGTGTGGCTCGGCACGCGGCGCAGCCTCGGGGATTACGAACGCTACGCCGGCCTCAGCTTCGCGCTGCGTGCGGCCACGGCGGAGGCGTTCGCCCGTATCGCGCCTTCGGATGCCGACGCCGGTCTGGAAAGGAGCGTATGGGAAGCCAGGCTGA